One Dysidea avara chromosome 7, odDysAvar1.4, whole genome shotgun sequence genomic region harbors:
- the LOC136262591 gene encoding GRIP and coiled-coil domain-containing protein 1-like codes for MSAVKAILNKPVADEEVKLLHFIQEQARRDAEISLARRKCIELEETISDYHEREEKLIEQSTVLKEEIRRLERSRSRETANLEYLKNIILHYMCSANVGKDHMINAIATVLHFSPHEVQLIKQNQSSWWGTT; via the exons ATGTCAGCAGTGAAGGCAATCCTCAACAAG CCAGTGGCTGATGAGGAGGTGAAACTACTACACTTCATACAGGAACAAGCTAGGAGGGATGCTGagatttcattggctagaaggAAATGTATTGAACTAGAAGAAACTATTAGTGACTACCATGAAAG GGAAGAGAagttaatagaacagtccactGTGTTGAAGGAAGAGATCAGAAGACTAGAAAGAAGCAG ATCACGGGAGACAGCTAACCTGGAGTATCTGAAAAATATAATTTTGCATTATATGTGTAGTGCCAATGTTGgcaaggatcacatgatcaatgcCATAGCAACCGTGTTACACTTCAGTCCACATGAG GTCCAGTTAATCAAACAGAACCAATCTAGTTGGTGGGGTACTACATGA
- the LOC136262590 gene encoding GRIP and coiled-coil domain-containing protein 1-like isoform X4 — MLMELQSLLIREQGSKEDLALKEEHLHVMAREQSRVSEVEDRLQQQALREEQLVISLENKVSSLSNKIGEYERQHDQDKTTIQKLKERVCLSWIKRTPH; from the exons ATGTTGATGGAACTGCAGAGCCTGTTGATACGGGAACAAGGTTCTAAAGAGGATTTGGCATTAAAG GAGGAACACCTTCATGTGATGGCTAGGGAACAGTCCAGAGTGTCAGAGGTGGAGGATAGACTGCAACAACAAGCATTAAGGGAAGAACAACTTGTTATCAGTCTAGAAAACAAGGTGTCCAGTCTCTCAAATAAGATTGGTGAATATGAACGTCAACATGACCAAGACAAGACCACAATACA GAAATTAAAGGAGAGAGTGTGTCTCAGTTGGATCAAGAGAACACCACATTGA